TTCGGCGCGAGGCCATTTGGAAAATGCGCAGCCATCTCGATGAATCCACCCACGCCGCCCTGCGCCAACTGGCGCTCGATGACAAGCAACCGTTGAATTTGCGACTCGCGGCCACGGCGGTGTTTGGCGTCAGCGAATCGCCCGATACCGGAACGTTACTGGAAATCGCCAAAACCAAAAATGCGCAACTCCGCGCCGAGGCCCTACGCAGTTTGGTGGGCGCAGACTTTGAAGTGGACGGCCAAAAACAATTGACCGCCTTGAACACCCCCGCCGCCAAACGCGCGATCGGCAAGCCGTTCATCAAAAGTCCGCCGGACACACAAGACACCACCGCGTGGCTCAAACGGATTGACGCACTCGACGGCAAACCCAACGCGATGACCGGCAAACGCATTTTCTTCAACCGCAAAATCGCCACTTGCGGCAACTGCCATCAAGTCAACGAACGCGGCACGCGCGTCGGACCAGACCTCACCCACATCGGCCGCGGCACATCGCGCGCGCGCATTTTGGAATCCATCCTCCAACCCAACAAAGAAGTATCGCCCTATCAGCGCGCATGGATCATCACGATGGAAAGCGGCGCCGTGCACACCGGCATCGCAATGCGGCGCGGTGGCAACTCCGAAGTCTACCTCGGCATCAACGGCAAAGAAATCTACCTCGACAAACGCCAAATCAAATCCAAAATCGAAGGCCACCATTCCCTAATGCCCGAAGGGCTCGCGCTCACGATGACGCTAAGCGAACTGCGCGATTTGCTGGAGTTTCTACTGACTGAATAGAGACACGCTGCGCGTCCCCACCGAGCTTGCCCTCTCTGTCCCCGGACGATTACACTCGGCAGATGACACGGCTGTTGTTGTTTCTCTCCCTCGCGCTTTCCCTTCCTCTTTCTGCCGCACCGTTTTGGATCTGGCCGGAAAAGGAAACGAAGGGCACCATCAAGTTCAACCGTTCATTTGAAGTGCCTCGAAATGTCCAGTCCGCCCAACTCCGCGCGGCGGGTGATTTCGCCTCAATTCGAATTATTATCAACGACAAATGGTTCATCGAATCTCCCGCGTTTGGCAAGCTGATCGACCTCGATGTTTCCACAAAACTGAAGGCCGGAAAAAACACAATCCGCATTGAATCCACCGGTGCCGACGGCCCGTCCGCAGTGGGAATAGAATTAACATTGACCGACGCTAAAAACAAATCGCTAACGGTTGCCTCTGATCTTAACTGGATCTGTTCCGCCGGTAAACTGAAACGAACGGGAAACCTTTCACTCGAAAAATGGTGGACCGCCCCGGGCATTCGCATCACCGAAAGAGATGACTACAACCAATGGGAAGAAGCCAAAACCGCCAAGGCCGGAGCGGATCCCAAAAGTTTTTTTACGCAACCGGGGTTTGAAGTTGAACTGCTTAAAAATTCTGAAAAAGGCGAAGGCTCGTGGATTAGTTGCGCGTTTGATCCGGAAGGCCGCTTGAGCATTGGACGCGAGGACGCGGGCATTTGGCGATTCACCTTTTCCAAAAAAGGCGGGGTCATTTCCAAATCGGAAATGATCAATCGCACGCTCAAGGAAAACCGCGGATTGCTCTACGCGCACGGTGCGTTGTACGTAAACGCGAATGTTTCCAAGGGCATTTACCGACTGCGCGACACGAATGACAACGGCAAGTTCGACGAAGAAAAACTGCTGCGCGCCACGCCGGGCGGCGTGGGGCACGGCCGCAACGCACTGGCGATTGGGCCGGAAGGTTTGATTTACGCGATCATGGGGGACTCCGTGGAGTTGCCGAACGATGGCGGAGATTACACATCGCCGCGCCGTCGTAATCAGAAAGTGTTTCGCCCGAACGAAGGCCACGTGCTGAGGTTTAATAAAGACGGGCGATTGCCGGAAGTGTTCTGTGCCGGGTTGCGTAATCCATACGGCATCCATTTTAATGCGGACGGCGAGGCGTTCACCTTCGACGCCGATGCGGAGTTTGATATGGGCGCGCCGTGGTATCGCCCCACGCAAGTGAAGCATCTCACGCGCGGCGCGGATTTCGGCTGGCGGGCGGTGACCGGCAGTTGGCCGCCGTATTTCCCTGACTACCCCGATAACGCGCAGCCGGTGCTCGACATCGGCAAGTCCTCCCCCACCGGTGTCAAATTCGGCACGCGCAGCCATTTCCCCGCTGATTACAAAAAGGCGTTCTTCATTCTGGATTGGACATACGGGCGCATCCTCGCCGTGCATCTCGCGCCCAATGGCTCCAGCTACCGCGGGCGGGCGGAAGTATTTCTGCGCGGACGCCCACTGAATGTCACCGATCTCGACTTCGGCCCGGACGGCGCGATGTACTTCGTCACTGGCGGCCGCGGCACGCAAAGTGCGCTCTACCGCGTGCGCTACAGCGGCCCCCAAACGCAACCGCCGGCGCAGTCAGAGCAACAGGTCAGCCGCAATTTGGAATCCCATTTATTACGCACAAAACGCCGGGAGGCAACTGACCTTTCCGTGAATGTTCCGAAGGGCATTTACCATCAAGATCCGCTCATCCGCTACACCGCCCGCATCGTTTTGGAACACAAAAAACAAATCGGCTTCTTTGCACGCGATCGTGATTCGTTCATCGCGCTGGCCACTGCGCAGTCAGCTGGTGGTCATTCGCCCTATCTTTTAGATAAACTACAATCTTCCTCGCTCATCTCATTTTCCGAACCGCAATTGCTCGAGATGATTTATTTGTTTTCCGCCCAAGCCAAAACCCTGAAGGACGCCGCACCTCTGCGAAAATTTTTCCCAAACAAATCGGAAGCAATTAACCGTCAACTCGCCCTCCTGCTTATCCGACTCGGCGATGGCCGCGCCACAGGCATTGCGATGAAATTGTTGCGCGAAGCGAACACTTCGCGGAACAAACTGCTTTATCTTTTTGCTTTGCGAAATGCAAAGCTCGGCTGGACGCGTGAATTGCGCCGGGAATTTTTCCTACAACTTTCTGCTGCACGCCAATCCCGTGGCGGACGCGGGTTACCAGGATTTATCAA
The Limisphaerales bacterium genome window above contains:
- a CDS encoding PQQ-dependent sugar dehydrogenase, whose product is MTRLLLFLSLALSLPLSAAPFWIWPEKETKGTIKFNRSFEVPRNVQSAQLRAAGDFASIRIIINDKWFIESPAFGKLIDLDVSTKLKAGKNTIRIESTGADGPSAVGIELTLTDAKNKSLTVASDLNWICSAGKLKRTGNLSLEKWWTAPGIRITERDDYNQWEEAKTAKAGADPKSFFTQPGFEVELLKNSEKGEGSWISCAFDPEGRLSIGREDAGIWRFTFSKKGGVISKSEMINRTLKENRGLLYAHGALYVNANVSKGIYRLRDTNDNGKFDEEKLLRATPGGVGHGRNALAIGPEGLIYAIMGDSVELPNDGGDYTSPRRRNQKVFRPNEGHVLRFNKDGRLPEVFCAGLRNPYGIHFNADGEAFTFDADAEFDMGAPWYRPTQVKHLTRGADFGWRAVTGSWPPYFPDYPDNAQPVLDIGKSSPTGVKFGTRSHFPADYKKAFFILDWTYGRILAVHLAPNGSSYRGRAEVFLRGRPLNVTDLDFGPDGAMYFVTGGRGTQSALYRVRYSGPQTQPPAQSEQQVSRNLESHLLRTKRREATDLSVNVPKGIYHQDPLIRYTARIVLEHKKQIGFFARDRDSFIALATAQSAGGHSPYLLDKLQSSSLISFSEPQLLEMIYLFSAQAKTLKDAAPLRKFFPNKSEAINRQLALLLIRLGDGRATGIAMKLLREANTSRNKLLYLFALRNAKLGWTRELRREFFLQLSAARQSRGGRGLPGFINRIHKDAVSHLPDEEKKALAKEIALKPQLPPLPDLSERKLVKAWTMKDFEGELKLPTTITNGPKLFDQALCSRCHRMGSQGFALGPDLKQVGSRFGARDILEAILDPSKAVAENYQTHVLTLIDGKVLAGMIVPQLDYRARSLLLAPNPLDANKTIEIAKGKLKSHERSAVSLMPPGLVNTLTREEVLALVAWLRNGGR